The following DNA comes from Ignavibacteriales bacterium.
AATATGGCACAGGCTGCTCCGGATCGCGATATCTGACGGGGACACTGGATTTGCATGTGGAATTGGAAAGCCGTCTCGCGAAGTTCATGGGCAAAGAAGATTGCCTTCTCTACAGCACAGGGTTCCAGACTGCTCAGGGAATCATCCCGACTCTCATGGAGCCGGGCGAGTACGTGGTATCGGACAAAGACAACCACGCGTGTATCGTTGCCGGAAATCTGATCGCAAACGGGGCCGGATCACTCGTCGACAAGGATGCACAGACCGTCGTTCGATATAAGCACAACGATATGAAACACCTGGAGGTTGTTCTCTCCAAGCTTCCGCTCGATGCCCCCAAGCTCATCGTCTCTGACGGTGTCTTCAGTACGTCGGGAGAGATCGTCGATCTGCCGGAAATGGTCAAGGCGGCAAAGAAACACAACGCCCGTATCCTCATCGATGATGCCCACGCCGTTGGCGTCATTGGAAAAGGGGGACGGGGGACAGCGAGCCATTATGGCCTTGAAAAGGAAGTCGACATGACCATGGGAACTTTCAGCAAAACATTTGCGTCGCTGGGAGGATTTGTGGTCGGTGACCGGTCGGTCATCAATTACCTGAAGCACCATGCGCCCGCCTTGATCTTCAGCGCGAGCCCTACTCCTTCATCTGTCGCCGCTGCCCTCGCCGCTCTCGAGGTCCTCGAAACAGAGCCGTGGCGCATCGACAAGCTCATGAAGAACGCGCGCAAAATGCGCAAGGGCCTGAAAGACATGGGCTATAGAATCGGCGAACA
Coding sequences within:
- a CDS encoding pyridoxal phosphate-dependent aminotransferase family protein: MDLFDKCRNFTRADETKALGLYPYFHAIEESEGPVVQIEGRKIIMAGSNNYLGLTTHPKVKEAAIKAVQKYGTGCSGSRYLTGTLDLHVELESRLAKFMGKEDCLLYSTGFQTAQGIIPTLMEPGEYVVSDKDNHACIVAGNLIANGAGSLVDKDAQTVVRYKHNDMKHLEVVLSKLPLDAPKLIVSDGVFSTSGEIVDLPEMVKAAKKHNARILIDDAHAVGVIGKGGRGTASHYGLEKEVDMTMGTFSKTFASLGGFVVGDRSVINYLKHHAPALIFSASPTPSSVAAALAALEVLETEPWRIDKLMKNARKMRKGLKDMGYRIGEHDSAVVPVIIGDTEKVLYMWKMLFEAGVFVNAFIRPGVPPGLEMLRTSYMATHEDEHLDKILNVFSDIGKKVGAIN